CTGCGCACCGCGGGCGGCGGAACCATCAGGCGACCCGGCCTGCGCACCGCGGACGGCGGAGCCATCAGGGGACCCGGCCTGCGCACCGCGGGCGGCGGAGCCATCAGGGGACCCGGCCTGCGCACCGCGGGCGGCGGAACCATCAGGCGACCCGGCCTGCGCACGGCGGGCGGCGGAGCCATCAGGGGACCCGGCCTGCGCACCGCGGGCGACGGAGCCATCAGGGGACCCGGCCTGCGCACGGTGGGCGGCGGAGCCATCAGGGGACCCGGCCTGCGCACCGCGGGCGGCGGAGCCATCAGGGGACCCGGCCTGCGCACCGCGGGCGACGGAGCCATCAGGGGACCCGGCCTGCGCACCGCGGGCGGCGGAGCCATCAGGGGACCCGGCCTGCGCACCGCCAGGCGACCGGGCCTGCGCACCTCGGGCGGCGGAACCATCAGGCGACCCGGCCTGCGCACCGCGGGCGGCGGAGCCATCAGGCGACCCGGCCTGCGCACCGCGGGCGGCGGGACCGCCAGGGGACCCGGCCTGCGCACCGCGGGCGGAGGGACCGCCAGGGGACCCGGCCTGCGCACCGCGGGCGGCGGGACCGCCAGGCGACCCGGCCCGGCCACCAGAGCCGCGAGACGCCCCCGGGGCTCCGGCGTCTGAACCCACTCAGCCGACTGCGGGGCTGCCGTCGGGCCCCGCCGACCCGCgagcgcccgccccgcccgggccGCCGTCCGAGGCGGCCGCGCCCCGGGTGCAGCCGGCAGACCCggcccccgcgccgccgccgcccaaGCCCTGCATGCTGCCCGTGCGCTGCgtgcccgccgccgccgcccggctgCGCGCCGAGGAGCAGGGCCTGCGCCGGCAGCTGTCGGAGGAGCCGGGCCCGCGCCGCTCGCCGCTGCTGCTGCGGCGCCTGTCGGTGGAGGAGGCGGGCCCGGGCCTCGCGCCGGGCCCCGGCCGCTCGCCGCACCTGCGGCGCCTGTCGCGCGCCGGCCCGCGCCTGCTGAGCCCGGACGCCGAGGACGcgcccgccgcgccgccgccgcccgccgtgCCCCTGGAGCCGGCCGAGCACGAGTGGCTGGTGAGGGCGGCCGACGGCCGCTGGAGCCACCAGCTGCACGGGCTGCTGCTGCGCGACCGCGGCCTGGCGGCCAAGCGCGACTTCATGTCCGGCTTCACGGCGCTGCACTGGGCCGCCAAGAGCGGCGACCGCGAGATGGCGCTGCAGCTGGTGGCGGTCGCGCGGCGCGGGGGCGCGCCGGTGGACGTGAACGCGCGCTCGCACGGCGGCTACACGCCGCTGCACCTGGCGGCGCTGCACGGCCACGAGGACGCCGCCGTGCTGCTCGTCGTGCGCCTGGGCGCGCAGGTGCACGTGCGCGACCACAGCGGGCGCCGCGCTTACCAGTACCTGCGGCCCGGCTCCTCCGCGGCGCTGCGCCGCCTGCTCGGCGACCCGGGCGTGCCGGGCACGGCGGAGCCCGGGGCGGCCGACGGCGGCAGCCTTGCAGCCCGGCGCCCCGTGCAGGTGGCCGCCACCATCCTCGGTTCCACGACGAGCGCGTTTCTGGGCGTCCTGGCCGACGACTTGATGCTCCAGGACCTGGCCCGCGGCTTGAAGAAATCCGGGTCCTTCAGCAGGTTCTTGGGCGCCTCGCCCATGGTTCCGCGCAAAAAGACGAAGATCCGTGGTGGCCTGCCAGCCTTCTCCGAAGCCTCCCGTCGACCCGCTCCCGGGCCTTTAGCTGGCCTGGTGCCCAGTCTGCCTCCCACAACCTGACGGTCCCTGGGGCCGCGGCCTGGTTGATCTAAGCGGACCTTTCCCGCACAGTTTAAGGCTACCCAGGGCTGGGGCCCAATACCCGCAGCCCCGTCCTGTTTTCAGCGTTGTCCGCTGCAACCTGTTCTACGCAAATGGGCCTGCGCCCCCAGAGTCTGTGTTAAGCTTGACCCGTCTCCAGAGACTCCAGCTCTCACTGAGACCTGGAATCTTCTCTTATGAAGAACTCCAGTAGTCAGGCCCAGAATTCTGGAGGAGACTTGAAATTTAAGGTTGAAGGTTAAGGGGCAGCAGCTGGTCTGGCCCCTGAATGCCTTGGTATCTACACGGCCCCAAGCCAGAACTAGAGCATGGGTGTCTCTTTGACTGTTGGTAGGTGTTAGGTTGTCTGTCAGCCTTAAGATATGTGGTGGTTTTGTAATCTGatgcttttattctgtttttaaattgaaatgagGTAAAGCGACTTTCATAATAACcttctgaaattatatttttccactCTTAGGCAAAATGCTCAGACATTGTCAattt
This window of the Microcebus murinus isolate Inina chromosome 21, M.murinus_Inina_mat1.0, whole genome shotgun sequence genome carries:
- the SOWAHA gene encoding ankyrin repeat domain-containing protein SOWAHA → MALAAAAAAAAAGVSQAAVLGFLRERGGQVPSAELLRRFQPLLDAGDPRGRAARRDRFKQFVNDVAVVKELDGVKVVVLRKRLRPRDGPQPPCSPGAPGPPSEPAPLSPGEDSAEPPGDPACAPRAAEPSGDPGPPGDPACAPRAAGPPGDPARPPEPRDAPGAPASEPTQPTAGLPSGPADPRAPAPPGPPSEAAAPRVQPADPAPAPPPPKPCMLPVRCVPAAAARLRAEEQGLRRQLSEEPGPRRSPLLLRRLSVEEAGPGLAPGPGRSPHLRRLSRAGPRLLSPDAEDAPAAPPPPAVPLEPAEHEWLVRAADGRWSHQLHGLLLRDRGLAAKRDFMSGFTALHWAAKSGDREMALQLVAVARRGGAPVDVNARSHGGYTPLHLAALHGHEDAAVLLVVRLGAQVHVRDHSGRRAYQYLRPGSSAALRRLLGDPGVPGTAEPGAADGGSLAARRPVQVAATILGSTTSAFLGVLADDLMLQDLARGLKKSGSFSRFLGASPMVPRKKTKIRGGLPAFSEASRRPAPGPLAGLVPSLPPTT